A segment of the Branchiostoma floridae strain S238N-H82 chromosome 10, Bfl_VNyyK, whole genome shotgun sequence genome:
AGAGCCGCGTACAGCCAAGATTGCGCTGCTAAAACTATGGAAATACTGACGCCAGTTTATGGACTGATGTACACGTATTGTCtgcattactagtatttgacttTACAGACACAAATACGTATTGTCTAGTCTATtatgtgtatcaaagaatatacaAGTAATGTAATTGACTCAGACGACGACGGTCCAAATCAAACCATGTGCGGATTTACGAATGGTGGAAATCCCATACAGACGCACGTacggtctcattgatgagtttttaacTGCATTGGGAGTAATGGCATGCAAAAATACGTGTTTCACATGGGCGCGTACAAAATGAACGCacttgaaatatgtttattctaTTTATTCTTTGTTGCGCTCATTTACGTTTTATCTTGTAAAAAATTTACAACAGCTAAACATTCAGTCTTATATGACAATTAGAACATGCATGAAGTTAGTACACACCGCAACGGGGACTGCACAACTCAGAACTGTGTGCCTCCGACCCAGACCGCAGCTACCGAACATTGCCTGCTAATTTCTTGAAGTAGAAagaaactttcaccaatctaacgttAGAGATCAGTTGGGCTGGATAAAAGGAAAATTCTCATCGCTAAAAAAACACCTCCGTGCAGCCGCTTACTTTTTTGGGCCGTAAtttggagtaatacatcaacggGACCTTACAAATATTATGTATGCAAGCTCATGTTGCATTTCAGTCCGTCACTTGCAACAAGCTAGATACAACGCAATGGTTGCTGTATGTACCGGCATGTATTAGTCTATATTGTGCCATGATTATTATTCTCAGACGGTTTCCGGTAATTCGTTAAATTTGATAATGTGAACTGCAACAGACCgagataaagtactagtaaccaATGTTGTGTGATGTGAGCGGACAGCTGTGTAACTGTCTGTCAGGTAAGACAGAATATAAAGACGAGAGATTTATTTCTAAGGCAATTCAGGAGAGCAACAGACCGAGTGACATAGCATTATGACGTCGCAGTTAGTATTCGTTCaaagtctcccgtgcccagtgtacggaaatCCCTATCtctgtgtcatttctttatcgttAACGTGGTCGTCTTCAAATCAGAATCCAAAAGAATTAGTTACATGTCCAAGAATACCATTGTTTATCAGAGGAAGAAAATCGTTGTCAGAAACATCGGTAAACATTTATTTTAATTCTGAATCATTTACCATATCAAATTCTACTTTGTTGAATTCCAAAACCGCCCTGTCAAGgcatatcattacatattgtaagaagcaaaacttaatatacaaaaatgaacagctaTGACTCATATAACATTTTAATCTCATGCAAAACCACTACCTCACCACAACACTGACTGACCATcattgttgtgcggctgtcgtcgcTACTATGgaatgtctttccgacaagtccacAAGTCCACAAAGCTCACAACATTAAAGAGCATCGTTAATACATCAAgatcgcatataaaaccaccatcccattgttgttgttttgttgtctttgtttaaaacagactaatcatctgttgtgcggctgtcgtccctacatgtctttccgacaagtccgtcacaacaagttcacaacgttccacagcatcgttaccaccatcccattgttgttgttttgttgtccttgtttaaaacagactaatcatctgttgtgcggctgtcgtccctactggtctttccgacaagtccgtcacaacaagttcacaacgttccacagcatcgttaccaccatcccattgttgttgttttgttgtccttgtttaaaacagactaatcatctgttgtgcggctgtcgtccctacatgtctttccgacaagtccgtcacagcaagttcacatattccacagcatcgttaacacatcaaaatcgcatataaaaccaccatcccatggccattgttgttgttcttttgttgtcctTCCTTAAAAccgactaatcatctgttgtgcggctgtcgtccctacatgtctttccgacaagtccgtcacagcaagttcacatattccacagcatcgttaacacatcaaaatcgcatataaaccaccatcccatggccattgttgttgttgttttgttgtccttgtttaatacagactaatcatctgttgtgcggctgtcgtccctacatgtctttccgacaagtccgtcacaacaagttcacaatatACCACAGcaccgttaacacatcaaaatcgcataatTAACAACCatctcattgttgttgttttgttgtccttgttacaAACAAACCGTGAAACTGTGGTGCCTATATCTTCCGACAAGCCCGCAACAacaagctcaaaacataaccacaGCTTCCCCAAGATGCCTCAATCCCAACATGCCTCACACAACATGGCACCAACTTTCCCggcatgcctcactcccagcatgcctcactcccagcatgcctcactcccttgacatcatccaacatggcggcgccctataatacaacatggcggcgccctactccgctaacgaaaacaaaacaggttgtgctatcgcaaacctgtaataatGGGTAAGCAGGCATCAATTGACCTTTACCCCACAGTaccagtcacctttcaccccttgctgctccagacagacgcttgcaggaggattgtgcggaggtCATCACTGGAAGTAGGTAAGAACAAGATATACATACAGCCTGACTGCTTTATCATGGACTATAGGGGGTAGAGGTCATTTATATGGTATGTGGGCTACATTAGacagaaatgcaaaacttttcGGGGTGACGAAAAtgggagtggggaggggggcatctttactCTCacgaaacaaaggaaaacacaCTGTTTTCGCTCCGTTTCGtctacttcttcttctccaaacaaataatgaactaGCCAGACAGCTATTACCATGGGTATCTTCGTCTCCAAAATGATTACGTAAATGAACTTGCAAGACCGCTGTCGCCATGGCAACTGAAGGTGTAGCAGGCACCCTGTGGTGCTCGGTTACTTGTAGCAAGTATCATGACAAAGCTCGAGGGGCTGGATTAGGaaattatgtgtttgtgtaagactTAACAGGCGCCCGATAAATCTACTCAAGATACCACTGGGGTCATTTAGGTCATTGGGAGAGTCCACTGTAATATGGGTAGAACTTTTATGACGGGTGATTTCTTATGATCTGTAGGCAACCAGAAAAGACTTGGCCAAGTTGGGGCTAAAATGACCGAGCTGCAAACTTTGTGACaatagaaaaggaaaaaaaaaatgataacttaGCCTTCATGAAAATAAATTGCCATCGTATCGTCTTCATCACTTCCTAAAAGGACCTCCTAGCTTCCTGTCATTTTAGGGAATGtgagcatatatatatattactagtAAATAGgaagcatgtacatttgtaattgcaaaagacaacaaacgGAAAactaggctagaccatgtgaaagtACATTTTTCGTTTGCTTGcgtttttttattcttttctgatatttttccattaggttcaacaaacaaacaaacatggcagaGGCATGTGATGGGTATCCTACTGTTGTTCCCCCGAACTTCGGTGATGGGTCTCCGACTGGAGTTTTTTGTGACCAGCCAACATCAGGCAGAGCGAGATTGGTCAGACAACCGAAATCAAACACCaatgagaagccctacatgtgtagggagtgtgggtacagagcagctgtgaagtctcatttatcccaacacatgagaacacacacaggggacaaaccattcaagtgtgaccagtgtgactattctgctgcacaaaaatccagtttggacctacatctagccaaacacactggtgataagccctacatgtgtggggagtgtgggtacagaacggCTAAGAGGTCTCATTTAGCCaaccatatgagaactcatacaggggacaaaccattcaagtgtgaccagtgtgactattctactgcataTAAACCCAACTTGGACAGACATCTATccaagcacactggtgataagccttacatgtgtgaggagtgtggcTACAGGGCAGCTGAGAAGTCTGCCTTAGTGAAACATGTGAGAACGCACACAGgcgaaaagccctacaagtgtgaccagtgttactattctgctgcacaaagatgcagtttggaccaacatctagcccatcacactggtgataagccctacatgtgtggggagtgtgggtacaggacagctaagaagtcttacctatcccgacatatgagaagtcatactggtgacaaaccctacaaatgtgaccagtgtgactattctgcagctgAAAAGTCTACCCTATCCAatcatatgagaacccatacaggagagaaaccctacaagtgtgaccagtgtgactattctgcttcacgaaaatccagtttggacctacatctagccaaacacaccggtgacaaaccctacatgtgcggggagtgtgggtacagggcagctcggaAATCTACCTTATCCAAACTTATTAGAACTCAAACAGGggaaaagccctacaaatgtgaccagtgtaactattctgctgcacgaaaAGACAGTTTGGAcctacatctagccaaacacagtGGTAACAAACCCTACAtctgtggggagtgtgggttcaagACAGCTAAGAAGTCTCATTTAGCCGAACATATAAAAACACATACTGGTGAAacaccctacaagtgtgaccagtgtgactattctgcagctaGGAAATCCAACTTGGACAGTCATCTAGCAAAGCACTCTGGTGAttagccctacatgtgtggggagtgtgggtacagggcagctcagaagTCTCACATGTCCCAGCATATGAAAacgcacacaggtgaaaaaccctacaagtgtgaccagtgtgactattctgctgcacagaaatctaCATTGGACAACCATTGTAAAACACACCGATGAAAAACACTTAAGTCTCCAGACTACTACTACTGGTTCCGCTGTCGCCATGGAGACACATggtaaaaaacaacaatgtgACAGTACCACAACATACTTATGATGCTCGGACACCGCTACTCCAATCTGAGAAACATGTTACACTAGAGATTTTAATACCAGTTATGATTTCAAACGAGAATTCAATGGAATGTTCTCGAatcacgttcgagaacattccatgtcaagtaattacgtcacaataggtttagttcgatttgcactgtataggtcatatcgcaccgagtaacgttagtatatttcattttgcactgatgaaggtgacagacagtcaccgaaacgtctgcagaagaataaaaagaggttgtgaaacgaagaagactgttcgacTACTTAGACATGATTGTGAGAGTTCGGGCATTTTCAGACCACAAATATCAGCCATGGCTCCTATCTCACTGGcaaatgaccttaaatttggtatgAGAGTACCTCTCACATATGATCACCAAATTTATGGCATTTACAACTTAAATCTATCTATTTGGGATTTAATTCGTGCTATTTTCAACCCAAACATTATCTCTTTAGCTCTTATGTCACTATTACAGTGaaatgccctgaaatttggtgttgGGGTGCCTACAAAAATATGCACACAGGATGTCATTCAGATTGGTGACATTCAACTTCAAATTATTCCTTTGAAGATTTAAGGCTATTTTTAGACCATAAATATGTAATTTTGCCTCCCATGATATCGTAATGGTCTTAAGTTTGTTAGTAAAGTACCTATAGGAGTTATGTCCTCACAATCGTTTACATGTTTGGTATATTCTACTTCCAAATGGTTTATTTTGGCatttgtttttgatgaaatgtattttcaataaTGTCCATGAGAGCAAAGCTACCTTTCCCTTATAAAGGTTTAGCGTTCGCACAAGGAATAGAaaacctattgtaagctcctcacagtTCAGCCCTGGCTGCGAATAAAGAgcacccccccctccccctcataaCAATTGCAATAACAAAAAGGAGTTATTTGGAAGATTCCATTTTCACTCGCTCTTTGCAAGAGTCCACTTTTCATGGAGATCAAATTGGGAATTCTATATTGGATAGAATTGATATAATAAGAATCTGTTTTGAAATAactactagtacagtcaaatctgtccaagacgaccacccgagGGACCGGGAAAAACTGGTCGATTTGGGCAGGTGGttgctgagaagagtatcgactcaaaacatgcctgatGCAAAGTATGAATGGTTATCAACAGAAATCGATGAAAacgtcaattttgaaaatgatgcggtcgttatgggttccaatttgggccggtcgcggtcgcgttggcttacgtcaatggggaaaaaattgggaccgagaaaaaagcggtcgaaatggccaggtggttgctgagaagaggtggtcgctcgggcaggtttgactgtacctgtatTAAAGGAACATACCATTCAAACACGAGGGGGTATAGAACATATGTGTAATAGACCATTTCTACCCAAAGGAAGGGATAGAGAGTGAAATCTACTCTTTCATCAACAAACAATcaccattattattatcattatgatgatgatgatgtcagtACCCAAAGTGTTGGGCGAGgattatattacatgtaatagttTAAATGGGTTTTGCTTGATGTTTCACACCCTCCCAGCACATATTACCGatttttcccagaaaattagtctgcctcttGCAGAGCAACACAATGCCATTCGCACCATCTAACGCCAAATGACTCCTCCGGGTAAAAGCAAGTGTGATCTTACGTCATCAGACTAATCAaagtatgtgtttttttaactcaatggtcaccacgtaacaaggccatgaaggccactcaaggttacgggttacatgattagAACTGTaccagcaactcttcgccctaggtcagaaacatcatgattgagaccagcccaattgctcactatgagtgaggactaactgacccaatgtGAATGTTGCTCAACACTGCACAGAACGTTCaacatgtacgagcaagcagagccggtcaAAGTGCAAGcgctctctctgtctctgtctctgcctctgtctctctccctctctctccctctctctccctctctctctctctctctctctcccccccccccccctctctctctctctctctctctctctctctctcacgtGGGTCGTGTGGGCTAAACCACCAACTCGCCCGGGTACGGTGAATCGAGCCGAGATGCAACTTCTTTTctccagaaaattagtctgcctctcgcagaaaaacaacatgtcatcTTCAGCACGTCATAACGCGCCATCTCTCCAAATATGGGCAAACCTATCCTCACATTTCCAGACTTATCAAGGCATTATTGTCCATATTCATGCACATTGACGTTGGCTGCTGTACAGTTCCCTTGTTGTCTGTACAGTGCggtcatgtacgagcaagcagagccggtccggtcccctttctCTCGCCCTGACAGCGGTCAAACAAACGGGCCTCCGGcccaaccccctcctgtccatcaaggtgtttcccgcgggcgtgttcgccatggcaacggcgcttcTGACAATTTGCAAGATGACCAAGAAGcgtcttcacacacgtacgaagaagcg
Coding sequences within it:
- the LOC118424262 gene encoding gastrula zinc finger protein XlCGF57.1-like; translated protein: MAEACDGYPTVVPPNFGDGSPTGVFCDQPTSGRARLVRQPKSNTNEKPYMCRECGYRAAVKSHLSQHMRTHTGDKPFKCDQCDYSAAQKSSLDLHLAKHTGDKPYMCGECGYRTAKRSHLANHMRTHTGDKPFKCDQCDYSTAYKPNLDRHLSKHTGDKPYMCEECGYRAAEKSALVKHVRTHTGEKPYKCDQCYYSAAQRCSLDQHLAHHTGDKPYMCGECGYRTAKKSYLSRHMRSHTGDKPYKCDQCDYSAAEKSTLSNHMRTHTGEKPYKCDQCDYSASRKSSLDLHLAKHTGDKPYMCGECGYRAARKSTLSKLIRTQTGEKPYKCDQCNYSAARKDSLDLHLAKHSGNKPYICGECGFKTAKKSHLAEHIKTHTGETPYKCDQCDYSAARKSNLDSHLAKHSGD